The following proteins come from a genomic window of Sphingobium cloacae:
- a CDS encoding autotransporter outer membrane beta-barrel domain-containing protein produces the protein MAVPVGAQTIEAQAGAGPSLRFWDGSDPALHENGVVDGGSGRWNAHDPSWTDAQGAVNGPMRPVPAFVLFQGAAGTVTIDDSLTAPSITGMQFLTDGYRLTGGRLRLDGGAYTSIRPGPGVTTRIDAELTGDSGLLFNDFGTLILTGDNSYTGGTRVDAGTLIGDTRSIRGELENAGTVIFDQKEDGTFTGGIGGLFSSWGLMVKRGQGALTIGGSSLDWRIEEGRLVSPAARLGGNMAIGAAGKLTLTGGPSDTEAAYHYALSGSGALDLAGEGMVVLTGQSGGFTGQTRVAGAALRVDGALGGSLSVGSHGVLSGAGRVGAARVDSGGRLVGSAGGTLGFSSLTLGPGAVIDAVFAGTDAPPLFAVEGDLTLDGTLNIGGNLPLGQGVYRLFSYGGQLTDNGLQIGALPPGQGSGTLSVQTATPGQVNIVAATGDRALRFWDGGDATRYGNGVVDGGPGVWANGTLGWTGSDGAHNDPAGPGDFAIFAGRGGHVLIDDANGAVSTGGMQFATSGYRLSGDPLTLSGGRRTVIRVGDGSAASSGVTVEIASRITGGGVLVKRDAGTLILSGDNDRTFGIDVEAGSLVGDARSIRGDLSNAGTVIFDQRGNGTFRSDIASLDGVAGSLVKRGAGDLTLTGRSSLDWTVEEGRLLTNAGRFIGDATLHPKGSIEFASASNTRYLGRLAGSGRFVKAGAGNLALGTDSRGFTGDTLVRAGSLTVEGAIRGRLTVAADAALAGYGSMGSVRVDPGGRIAPGPSIRTLTVQGDLLIASGARYEVEVDPTGAASDRIDVLGKATLAGTVAHVGPNGAYRPRATYTILTARGGIEGRFDDVRSTFAFLTPSLGYTPHAVTLTLERNDVRFDQVAATDNQRATAAALESLSSDNGAYDAVVTADAATARQAFDSLSGEFHASLRTALIENSRLSREATLDQLRTRRTAPGLAMWGQVLDSSRHWTGHSGVSTLAGDMMGTLAGVEAQTPGGFRIGMLGGHHRDALHGRGNADIDGYHAGVYAGGASGPLGFGGGLIFGWQDVAAQRLVTFNGFQEGVQSRYRATTMQAFAEAAYRVDFDEGALEPFVGLTHVALSVGSSREAGNVAALDLARDRLRTSYTTMGVRGRTAIPLGGASLSLRASAAWQHAFGDRTGMIEAALGGRRFTITGARIAQDSLVGELSLDAALTPALRLNLGYSGALPRGARDSVARAALTWSF, from the coding sequence ATGGCCGTCCCCGTGGGCGCCCAGACGATCGAGGCGCAGGCTGGCGCGGGGCCATCGCTCCGCTTCTGGGATGGGAGCGATCCCGCCCTGCACGAGAATGGCGTCGTCGACGGCGGATCGGGGCGCTGGAATGCCCATGATCCCAGCTGGACCGATGCCCAGGGCGCCGTCAATGGCCCTATGCGGCCGGTGCCGGCCTTCGTCCTGTTCCAGGGCGCCGCGGGAACCGTGACGATCGACGATTCCCTGACGGCGCCGTCCATCACCGGCATGCAGTTCCTGACGGATGGCTATCGCCTGACGGGCGGCCGGCTGCGGCTCGACGGCGGAGCCTATACGTCGATCCGTCCCGGTCCGGGCGTGACGACCCGGATAGACGCGGAACTGACCGGCGACAGCGGGTTGCTGTTCAACGATTTCGGCACGCTGATCCTGACCGGCGACAACAGCTATACGGGCGGCACGCGCGTCGATGCCGGGACGTTGATCGGCGACACCCGATCGATCCGCGGCGAGCTGGAAAATGCCGGCACCGTGATTTTCGACCAGAAGGAGGACGGCACCTTCACCGGCGGCATCGGCGGCTTGTTCAGCAGCTGGGGCCTGATGGTCAAGCGCGGCCAGGGCGCGCTCACGATCGGCGGCAGCAGCCTCGACTGGCGGATCGAGGAAGGGCGGCTCGTCTCGCCGGCCGCGAGGCTGGGCGGCAACATGGCCATCGGAGCCGCCGGAAAGCTGACGCTCACCGGCGGCCCGTCCGACACGGAGGCGGCCTATCACTATGCCCTGTCGGGAAGCGGCGCCCTCGATCTGGCGGGAGAAGGCATGGTCGTCCTCACCGGCCAGTCCGGCGGCTTCACGGGACAGACGCGGGTGGCGGGCGCGGCGCTCCGCGTCGACGGCGCGTTGGGCGGCAGTCTTTCGGTCGGCTCCCATGGGGTGCTTTCCGGTGCGGGCCGGGTGGGCGCGGCCAGGGTCGATTCCGGCGGACGCCTCGTCGGCTCGGCTGGCGGCACGCTCGGCTTCTCCAGCCTGACGCTGGGTCCGGGCGCGGTCATCGACGCCGTTTTCGCCGGGACGGACGCGCCGCCGCTATTCGCCGTGGAAGGCGATCTGACGTTGGACGGCACGCTCAATATCGGCGGCAACCTGCCGCTCGGCCAGGGCGTCTACCGCTTGTTCAGCTATGGCGGGCAATTGACGGACAATGGGCTGCAAATCGGTGCGCTGCCGCCCGGTCAGGGGAGCGGCACGCTTTCGGTTCAGACCGCGACGCCGGGGCAAGTGAATATCGTGGCCGCGACCGGCGACCGTGCGCTCCGTTTCTGGGACGGCGGCGACGCCACCCGCTACGGCAATGGCGTGGTCGATGGCGGCCCCGGCGTCTGGGCCAACGGCACGTTGGGCTGGACCGGCTCGGACGGCGCGCATAACGATCCGGCCGGGCCGGGCGACTTCGCCATCTTCGCCGGCCGGGGCGGGCATGTGCTGATCGATGACGCGAACGGCGCGGTCTCGACCGGCGGGATGCAGTTCGCCACGTCCGGCTACCGGCTGTCGGGCGATCCATTGACGCTGTCGGGCGGCCGGCGCACCGTGATCCGCGTCGGCGACGGCAGTGCCGCTTCGTCGGGCGTCACGGTGGAGATCGCCTCCCGGATCACCGGCGGCGGCGTTCTGGTGAAGCGCGATGCCGGCACGCTGATCCTGTCGGGCGACAATGACCGGACATTCGGTATCGATGTCGAGGCGGGCTCCCTCGTCGGCGACGCGCGCTCCATCCGCGGCGACCTGTCCAACGCCGGGACCGTGATTTTCGACCAGCGCGGAAACGGCACCTTCAGGAGCGACATCGCCTCGCTGGACGGCGTGGCGGGCTCCCTCGTGAAGCGCGGGGCCGGCGATCTCACGCTGACGGGCAGGAGCAGCCTCGACTGGACGGTCGAGGAGGGACGCCTTCTCACCAATGCGGGCCGGTTCATCGGCGATGCGACGCTCCATCCGAAGGGATCGATCGAATTTGCGAGCGCCTCCAACACGCGTTATCTCGGCAGGCTTGCGGGATCGGGGCGGTTCGTCAAGGCAGGGGCGGGCAATCTGGCGCTGGGCACGGATTCCCGGGGCTTCACGGGCGACACGCTGGTTCGCGCCGGATCGCTGACGGTGGAAGGCGCCATCCGGGGCAGGCTGACGGTCGCGGCCGATGCGGCGCTGGCCGGATATGGCAGCATGGGTTCCGTCCGCGTCGATCCGGGCGGCCGCATCGCGCCGGGACCGTCGATCCGCACGCTCACGGTGCAGGGTGACCTCCTGATCGCGTCCGGCGCGCGCTACGAGGTCGAAGTCGATCCGACCGGCGCCGCCAGCGATCGCATCGATGTGCTGGGGAAAGCCACGCTGGCCGGCACGGTCGCCCATGTCGGCCCGAACGGCGCCTACCGTCCGCGCGCCACTTACACGATCCTCACCGCCCGGGGCGGCATAGAGGGCCGGTTCGACGATGTGAGGTCGACCTTCGCCTTCCTGACGCCCAGCCTTGGCTACACGCCCCATGCCGTCACGCTGACGCTGGAGCGCAACGACGTCCGCTTCGATCAGGTCGCCGCCACCGACAACCAGCGTGCGACCGCGGCCGCGCTGGAATCGCTGTCGTCGGACAACGGGGCCTATGATGCCGTGGTGACGGCCGACGCCGCCACCGCCCGTCAGGCGTTCGACAGTCTCTCCGGTGAGTTTCATGCCTCGTTGCGGACCGCCCTGATCGAAAACAGCCGGCTTTCCCGCGAAGCCACGCTCGACCAGTTGCGCACCCGCCGGACGGCTCCGGGCCTTGCCATGTGGGGGCAGGTGCTGGATAGCTCGCGGCACTGGACGGGCCATTCCGGCGTTTCGACGCTCGCGGGGGACATGATGGGGACGCTCGCCGGTGTCGAGGCCCAGACGCCCGGCGGTTTCCGCATCGGCATGCTCGGCGGCCACCACCGCGACGCACTGCACGGGCGCGGCAATGCGGACATCGATGGCTATCATGCCGGCGTCTATGCCGGTGGCGCCAGCGGCCCGCTGGGGTTTGGCGGCGGGCTGATATTCGGCTGGCAGGATGTGGCGGCGCAACGCCTCGTGACCTTCAACGGATTTCAGGAAGGGGTGCAGTCGCGCTATCGCGCCACGACGATGCAGGCCTTTGCCGAAGCCGCTTATCGCGTCGATTTCGACGAGGGCGCGCTGGAGCCCTTTGTCGGCCTGACCCATGTCGCGCTCAGCGTCGGCAGCAGCCGGGAAGCCGGCAATGTCGCCGCGCTGGATCTGGCGCGGGACAGGTTGCGCACCAGCTACACGACGATGGGCGTTCGCGGCCGGACGGCCATCCCGCTCGGCGGCGCCTCGCTCTCGCTGCGGGCTTCGGCAGCCTGGCAGCATGCCTTCGGGGATCGAACCGGCATGATCGAGGCCGCGCTGGGCGGCAGGCGGTTCACCATCACCGGCGCGCGGATCGCGCAGGACAGTCTGGTCGGCGAACTGAGCCTGGACGCCGCCTTGACTCCCGCTCTCCGCCTGAACCTGGGCTATAGCGGCGCATTGCCGCGCGGCGCCCGGGACAGCGTGGCGCGCGCCGCGCTGACCTGGTCGTTTTGA
- a CDS encoding aminopeptidase P family protein, with amino-acid sequence MSTYEDRLNALRAQLARDRLDGFVVPLTDEHMSEYVGAYAQRLAWLTGFQGSAGSAVVLPEEAAIFVDGRYTLQVREQVDGAYWQYESVPQTSVAEWLGQHAAQGGRIGYDPWLHTRAWVKAASEALAERGAELVAVDSNPVDAVWPDRPAPSAARLVVHEDRHAGKSAAEKRQEMADWLASKRADAVVLSALDSIAWTFNIRGRDVDHTPVALAYAVVNADATADLYVAPEKIDEAVVKHLGNAVRVHDRAAFPDALKGFAGRTVVADPERAVAAIFEGLEEAGAQVLALRDPAVLPKAIKNPVEIAGHKAAQRRDGAALSRFLHWIAVEAPRGGVDELGAAAKLESFRRDTGELQDLSFDTISGAGPNGAVVHYRVEEKTNRPIERDSLYLVDSGGQYRDGTTDVTRTVAIGTPSEEMKRRFTLVLKGHVALARAVFPKGTRGGQLDTLARQYLWAEGLDYAHGTGHGVGSFLSVHEGPQRIATFGGGDEPLQAGMILSNEPGYYKTGEYGIRIENLVLVEERAVPGAEKEVLGFETLTFAPIDRNLIATDMLSGEERGWIDAYHAKVLEVVGPQLDGAALDWLEAACAPL; translated from the coding sequence ATGTCCACCTATGAAGACCGTCTCAACGCCCTGCGCGCGCAACTGGCGCGCGACCGGCTGGACGGTTTCGTCGTGCCGCTGACCGACGAGCATATGAGCGAATATGTCGGCGCCTATGCCCAGCGCCTCGCCTGGCTGACCGGCTTTCAGGGGTCGGCGGGCAGCGCCGTGGTGCTGCCGGAGGAAGCGGCGATCTTCGTCGACGGGCGCTATACCTTGCAGGTGCGCGAGCAGGTGGACGGCGCGTATTGGCAATATGAAAGCGTGCCGCAGACGTCCGTCGCGGAATGGCTGGGCCAGCACGCCGCGCAGGGCGGGCGCATCGGCTACGACCCGTGGCTGCACACCCGCGCCTGGGTGAAGGCGGCGAGCGAGGCGCTGGCGGAGCGCGGCGCGGAACTGGTGGCGGTGGACAGCAATCCGGTCGATGCCGTCTGGCCCGACCGCCCCGCGCCCAGCGCCGCGAGGCTGGTGGTGCATGAGGACCGTCATGCCGGGAAGAGCGCGGCGGAGAAGCGGCAGGAGATGGCGGACTGGCTCGCGTCGAAACGGGCCGATGCCGTGGTGCTCTCCGCGCTCGATTCGATTGCATGGACCTTCAACATCCGCGGGCGGGATGTGGACCATACGCCGGTCGCGCTGGCTTATGCCGTCGTGAACGCCGATGCGACCGCCGACCTTTATGTCGCACCGGAGAAGATCGACGAGGCGGTGGTCAAGCATCTGGGCAACGCCGTGCGGGTGCATGACCGCGCCGCTTTTCCCGATGCGCTGAAAGGCTTTGCGGGCAGGACGGTGGTGGCCGATCCCGAACGGGCGGTGGCGGCGATCTTCGAAGGGCTGGAGGAAGCCGGCGCGCAGGTGCTGGCGCTGCGCGATCCGGCCGTGCTGCCCAAGGCGATCAAGAATCCGGTCGAGATCGCCGGGCACAAGGCCGCGCAACGCCGCGACGGGGCGGCGCTGTCGCGCTTCCTGCACTGGATCGCGGTGGAAGCGCCCAGGGGCGGCGTCGATGAACTGGGCGCGGCGGCGAAGCTGGAGTCGTTCCGCCGCGACACCGGCGAATTGCAGGACCTGTCCTTCGACACGATCAGCGGCGCGGGGCCGAACGGCGCGGTGGTGCATTACCGCGTCGAGGAAAAGACCAACCGGCCCATCGAGCGCGATTCGCTCTATCTGGTCGATTCGGGCGGGCAATATCGCGACGGCACGACCGACGTGACCCGCACCGTCGCCATCGGCACGCCCAGCGAGGAGATGAAGCGCCGCTTCACGCTGGTGCTGAAGGGCCATGTCGCGCTCGCCCGCGCGGTCTTCCCCAAGGGGACGCGCGGCGGGCAGCTCGACACGCTGGCGCGGCAATATCTCTGGGCGGAGGGGCTGGATTATGCCCATGGCACCGGCCATGGCGTCGGCAGCTTCCTGTCGGTGCATGAAGGGCCGCAGCGGATCGCGACCTTCGGCGGCGGCGACGAGCCGTTGCAGGCGGGCATGATCCTTTCCAACGAGCCGGGCTATTACAAGACCGGCGAATATGGCATCCGCATCGAAAATCTGGTGCTGGTCGAGGAACGCGCAGTGCCCGGCGCGGAAAAGGAAGTGCTGGGTTTCGAGACGCTGACCTTCGCGCCCATCGACCGCAACCTGATCGCGACGGACATGCTGAGCGGCGAGGAGCGCGGCTGGATCGACGCCTATCATGCGAAGGTGCTGGAGGTGGTCGGGCCGCAACTGGACGGCGCGGCGCTCGACTGGCTGGAGGCCGCCTGCGCGCCGTTATGA
- a CDS encoding S9 family peptidase, which yields MTTTTQPAPMPPLAARRPHSFTRHGVTVEDDWAWLRDPGYPDVKDKDVLAYLEAENGYFEQAMAPHKPLTDALFAEMKGRIKEDDSSVPQKDGDYIYWRAFEVGAQYRKWYRKPVAGGADQLILDEPALAEGHDYFRLGAMSVSPDGRYLAYAIDNDGSERFEARIKDLTTGEILPEVIPGTLSSLVWTSDSRGLLYGLANENWRTDNARLHWLGQDVESDIELFHEDDEGFRVSVGLTSSEKWIVIATGDHVTTEAWLLPADDPTARPLLVSARKPGREYDVDEHEGTLYIRTNDAHPNFRLAKATLAAPDQWEEVIAPDDHFYLTDFTLFKNFYVTEGRQDGLDQIELRDYATHAPRRIPFPEASYSASLDDNPEYDVTKLRIGYESMVTPDTIYDYHLATGDLEVLKVQEIPSGYDAARYETERLMIPARDGTPIPVSIVYPRGLPRDGSAPLHLYGYGAYGIAMEPGFSTTRLSLLDRGFAFALAHIRGGDDLGQQWYLDGKLDKRTNTFNDFVDVARGLIERGYTAKGRIGISGGSAGGELMGAVINSDPDLWGAVVAHVPFVDVLNTMLDETLPLTPGEWPEWGNPVEDKAAFETIRAYDPYGNVRAQDYPPLMVTAGLNDPRVTYWEPAKWVAKLRAAKTDSNLLILKTNMGAGHGGKSGRFESLHETAEEFAFILWQLGVAER from the coding sequence ATGACCACGACCACGCAGCCCGCCCCCATGCCCCCTCTCGCCGCCCGCCGCCCGCACAGCTTCACCCGCCACGGCGTCACGGTGGAGGATGATTGGGCTTGGCTGCGCGATCCGGGCTATCCCGATGTGAAGGACAAGGATGTCCTCGCCTATCTGGAGGCGGAGAACGGATATTTCGAGCAGGCCATGGCCCCGCACAAGCCGCTGACCGACGCCCTCTTCGCGGAGATGAAGGGGCGCATCAAGGAGGATGACAGCTCCGTCCCGCAGAAGGACGGGGATTATATCTACTGGCGCGCGTTCGAGGTCGGGGCGCAATATCGCAAATGGTATCGCAAGCCCGTCGCGGGCGGCGCGGACCAGTTGATCCTCGACGAACCCGCGCTGGCGGAGGGGCATGACTATTTCCGCCTTGGCGCGATGTCGGTCAGCCCGGACGGACGCTATCTCGCCTATGCCATCGACAATGACGGCTCCGAACGGTTCGAGGCGCGGATCAAGGACCTTACCACCGGCGAAATCCTGCCCGAAGTGATCCCCGGCACGCTTTCCTCGCTCGTCTGGACCAGCGACAGCAGGGGGCTGCTCTACGGCCTCGCCAATGAGAATTGGCGGACGGACAATGCGCGGCTGCACTGGCTGGGGCAGGACGTGGAAAGCGACATCGAACTTTTCCATGAGGATGACGAAGGCTTCCGCGTGTCGGTGGGCCTCACGTCCTCGGAAAAATGGATCGTCATCGCGACCGGCGACCATGTGACGACCGAAGCATGGCTGCTCCCCGCCGACGATCCGACCGCCAGGCCCCTATTGGTATCGGCGCGCAAGCCCGGCCGCGAATATGATGTCGATGAGCATGAAGGCACGCTCTACATCCGCACCAACGACGCCCATCCCAATTTCCGGCTGGCGAAGGCGACCCTTGCCGCGCCCGACCAGTGGGAAGAGGTGATCGCGCCGGACGATCATTTCTACCTGACCGACTTCACGCTGTTCAAAAACTTCTACGTCACCGAAGGGCGGCAGGACGGCCTCGACCAGATCGAACTGCGCGATTACGCCACCCACGCGCCCCGACGAATCCCCTTCCCGGAGGCGAGCTATTCCGCCTCGCTCGACGACAATCCCGAATATGACGTGACCAAGCTGCGGATCGGCTATGAATCGATGGTCACGCCCGACACCATCTACGACTATCATCTGGCGACCGGCGACCTCGAAGTCCTGAAGGTTCAGGAAATCCCGTCGGGCTATGACGCGGCCCGCTACGAGACCGAGCGCCTCATGATCCCCGCGCGGGACGGGACGCCGATCCCCGTCTCCATCGTCTATCCCAGGGGGCTGCCCCGCGACGGCAGCGCGCCGCTGCACCTCTATGGCTATGGCGCTTACGGCATCGCGATGGAGCCGGGTTTCTCCACCACGCGGCTATCGCTGCTGGACCGGGGCTTCGCCTTCGCGCTGGCCCATATCCGGGGCGGGGACGATCTGGGCCAGCAATGGTATCTCGACGGCAAGCTCGACAAGCGGACCAACACGTTCAACGATTTCGTGGACGTGGCCAGGGGCCTCATCGAACGCGGCTATACCGCCAAGGGCCGGATCGGCATCTCCGGCGGATCGGCGGGCGGCGAGCTGATGGGCGCGGTCATCAACTCCGATCCGGATCTCTGGGGCGCGGTGGTGGCGCATGTGCCCTTCGTCGACGTGCTCAACACCATGCTGGACGAGACGCTGCCGCTGACGCCCGGCGAATGGCCCGAATGGGGCAACCCCGTAGAGGACAAGGCGGCGTTCGAGACGATCCGCGCCTATGATCCCTATGGCAATGTCCGCGCGCAGGACTATCCGCCGCTGATGGTGACGGCGGGCCTCAACGATCCGCGCGTCACCTATTGGGAACCGGCCAAATGGGTGGCGAAGCTGCGCGCGGCGAAGACCGACAGCAACCTCCTCATCCTCAAGACAAACATGGGCGCGGGCCATGGCGGCAAGTCGGGCCGCTTCGAAAGCCTGCACGAAACGGCGGAGGAATTCGCCTTCATCCTCTGGCAACTGGGCGTGGCGGAGCGGTGA
- a CDS encoding acyl-CoA thioesterase, translated as MSSTYTTQITALAEHIDMLGHVNNAVWVQWMEQVATEHWTRDADPAHLDAYVWVVTRHEIDYRGNVKEGEVVTVRTWIAEPPRGARFDRLMEFTGPDGKVKVAARSTWAIIDRESGRILRVPPEVAAPFLD; from the coding sequence ATGTCCTCCACCTACACCACGCAGATCACCGCGCTCGCCGAGCATATCGACATGCTCGGCCATGTGAACAACGCGGTCTGGGTGCAGTGGATGGAGCAGGTCGCGACCGAGCATTGGACGCGCGACGCCGATCCCGCCCATCTCGACGCCTATGTCTGGGTGGTGACCCGGCATGAGATCGACTATCGCGGCAATGTGAAGGAGGGGGAGGTCGTCACCGTCCGCACCTGGATAGCCGAACCGCCGCGCGGCGCGCGCTTCGACCGGCTGATGGAATTCACCGGCCCGGACGGCAAGGTGAAGGTCGCCGCCAGATCCACCTGGGCGATCATCGACAGGGAAAGCGGCCGCATCCTGCGGGTCCCGCCGGAAGTCGCCGCGCCCTTTCTCGATTAG
- a CDS encoding ABCB family ABC transporter ATP-binding protein/permease produces MPPSSPDSATPVPPVWATLRRFLPYLWPADAPALRRRVAIALSLVLVAKLVSLAMPFAYKAAIDRMVPGMEPAAGLAVALVAAYAGARFGSVLFDNLRNAVFERVGQEAGRRLSDDVFVHLHRLSLRFHLDRRTGAVTKIVERGTKSIDTMLYFLLFNIAPTVLELAAVCIIFFVKFGPGLVVATLVMVGLYIWFTRIITEWRSQLRRDMVDLDTNAVAHAVDSLLNFETVKYFGAEDREASRYATAMRRYANAAVKSENSLAWLNIGQSLITNLMMAGAMGYTVWGWSKGQFTTGDVVLVNTLLSQLFRPLDLLGMVYRTIRQGLIDMEAMYRLIDTQAEIADAPGAPMLHVEAGEVRFDQVRFGYDPEREILHGVSFTVPAGHTLAIVGPSGAGKSTIARLLFRFYDIQGGRISIDGQDIAGVTQQSLRAAIGIVPQDMVLFNDTVGYNIGYGREGATQEEIEAAARAASIHDFIMGLPQGYDTRVGERGLKLSGGEKQRVAIARTLLKDPPVLVLDEATSALDSRTETEIQEVLRSIARRRTTLIVAHRLSTVVDAEEIVVLDQGRIVERGRHADLVRADGLYAAMWARQAAEREDVATERTIEDAFSVTLP; encoded by the coding sequence ATGCCTCCCTCTTCTCCCGATAGCGCCACGCCTGTCCCGCCCGTCTGGGCCACGCTGCGCCGCTTCCTGCCCTATCTCTGGCCCGCCGACGCGCCCGCGCTGCGCCGCCGTGTCGCCATCGCCCTGTCGCTGGTGCTGGTGGCGAAGCTGGTCAGCCTCGCCATGCCCTTCGCCTACAAGGCCGCGATCGACCGCATGGTGCCCGGCATGGAACCGGCGGCGGGGCTCGCCGTCGCGCTGGTTGCCGCCTATGCGGGCGCGCGTTTCGGGTCCGTCCTGTTCGACAATCTGCGCAACGCCGTGTTCGAACGCGTGGGGCAGGAAGCGGGCCGCCGCCTGTCCGACGACGTGTTCGTCCATCTCCACCGCCTGTCGCTGCGCTTCCATCTCGACCGGCGGACCGGGGCCGTCACCAAGATCGTGGAGCGCGGCACGAAAAGCATCGACACGATGCTCTATTTCCTGCTCTTCAACATCGCGCCCACGGTGCTGGAGCTGGCGGCGGTCTGCATCATCTTCTTCGTGAAGTTCGGGCCGGGGCTGGTGGTCGCGACGCTGGTCATGGTCGGGCTTTACATCTGGTTCACGCGGATCATCACCGAATGGCGCAGCCAGCTTCGCCGGGACATGGTGGACCTCGACACCAATGCCGTCGCCCATGCGGTCGACAGCCTGCTGAATTTCGAGACGGTCAAATATTTCGGCGCGGAGGATCGCGAGGCCAGCCGCTACGCCACCGCCATGCGCCGCTATGCCAATGCGGCGGTCAAGAGCGAGAACAGCCTCGCCTGGCTCAATATCGGCCAGTCGCTCATCACCAATCTGATGATGGCGGGGGCGATGGGCTATACCGTCTGGGGATGGAGCAAGGGGCAGTTCACGACCGGCGACGTGGTGCTGGTGAACACGCTGCTCAGCCAGCTTTTCCGCCCGCTGGACCTGCTCGGCATGGTCTATCGCACGATCCGGCAGGGCCTCATAGACATGGAGGCAATGTACAGGCTGATCGACACGCAGGCGGAGATCGCCGACGCGCCCGGCGCGCCGATGCTGCATGTCGAGGCGGGCGAGGTGCGCTTCGATCAGGTCCGCTTCGGCTACGACCCGGAACGGGAGATATTGCACGGCGTCAGCTTCACCGTGCCCGCCGGGCACACGCTCGCCATCGTCGGGCCTTCGGGCGCGGGCAAGTCGACCATCGCGCGGCTGCTGTTCCGCTTCTACGACATACAGGGCGGGCGTATCTCCATCGACGGGCAGGACATCGCCGGGGTGACGCAGCAGAGCCTGCGCGCCGCCATCGGCATCGTGCCGCAGGACATGGTGCTGTTCAACGACACGGTCGGTTACAATATCGGCTATGGCCGGGAAGGCGCGACGCAGGAAGAGATCGAGGCGGCGGCGAGGGCGGCCTCCATCCACGATTTCATCATGGGCCTGCCGCAGGGCTATGACACGCGGGTTGGGGAACGCGGCCTCAAGCTTTCCGGCGGCGAAAAACAGCGCGTGGCCATCGCGCGCACCTTGCTGAAGGACCCGCCGGTGCTGGTGCTGGACGAGGCGACCAGCGCGCTCGACAGCCGGACGGAGACGGAGATACAGGAAGTGCTCCGCTCCATCGCCCGCCGCCGCACGACGCTGATCGTGGCGCACCGGCTTTCGACCGTGGTGGATGCGGAGGAGATCGTCGTGCTGGATCAGGGCCGCATCGTCGAGCGGGGCCGCCATGCCGATCTGGTGCGCGCGGACGGACTCTACGCCGCCATGTGGGCGCGGCAGGCCGCCGAACGGGAGGATGTGGCGACGGAACGGACGATCGAGGACGCTTTTTCCGTCACGCTTCCCTAA
- a CDS encoding Ivy family c-type lysozyme inhibitor, which translates to MNRSTILTGLLAITALLAACSGGEKAPENTAANAVNMAGAEVVNAVAAANESATAPAADTFSRYVGKYPFDKVGAHSWNDDPAVKSAIEAAVPDAKVRKWVLAAEGPSSPIEMIDGRVAAWTCETHNCGPHQWVTLIDPVTGAAQVCYFDEAAATDKTRWFTAGKEESRSGQCPQGEQR; encoded by the coding sequence ATGAACCGCAGCACGATCCTTACCGGACTTCTGGCCATCACGGCCTTGCTCGCCGCCTGTTCGGGCGGAGAAAAGGCGCCGGAAAACACGGCCGCCAATGCCGTGAACATGGCCGGGGCCGAGGTCGTCAATGCCGTCGCCGCCGCCAACGAAAGCGCGACGGCTCCGGCGGCGGACACATTCTCCCGCTATGTCGGCAAATATCCGTTCGACAAGGTAGGAGCGCATAGCTGGAACGATGATCCCGCCGTCAAGTCCGCCATCGAAGCGGCGGTGCCTGACGCCAAGGTCCGCAAATGGGTGCTCGCCGCCGAAGGGCCGTCCAGCCCGATCGAGATGATCGACGGCAGGGTCGCGGCATGGACGTGCGAGACGCATAATTGCGGCCCGCATCAATGGGTGACGCTGATCGACCCTGTCACCGGCGCGGCGCAGGTCTGCTATTTCGATGAAGCGGCCGCCACCGACAAGACGCGCTGGTTCACCGCGGGCAAGGAAGAAAGCCGTTCCGGCCAGTGCCCGCAGGGCGAGCAGCGCTGA
- a CDS encoding type II toxin-antitoxin system death-on-curing family toxin: MAQVDWIWVTLAVARAAHAEQIAEHGGGGDAIRDQGLFESAMARPQHLTAYGDPDVAALAAAYAYGLARNHAFVDGNKRIAAVVSETFLMLNGYVLDATDAELVVAFMELAAGDLSEEELADWFRAHISS, translated from the coding sequence ATGGCGCAGGTCGATTGGATCTGGGTCACGCTCGCCGTGGCGCGCGCAGCCCATGCCGAACAGATCGCCGAACATGGCGGCGGTGGCGATGCGATCCGCGATCAAGGTCTGTTCGAAAGCGCCATGGCCCGGCCGCAACATCTGACGGCCTATGGTGATCCGGATGTCGCTGCCCTTGCGGCGGCTTATGCCTATGGTCTTGCGCGCAACCATGCCTTTGTCGATGGCAACAAGCGAATCGCGGCGGTCGTCAGCGAAACCTTCCTGATGCTGAACGGCTATGTGCTGGACGCTACAGATGCCGAACTGGTCGTCGCCTTCATGGAACTGGCTGCGGGCGATCTGTCCGAGGAAGAACTGGCCGACTGGTTCCGCGCGCATATTTCGTCCTGA